One segment of Methylotuvimicrobium sp. KM2 DNA contains the following:
- a CDS encoding zeta toxin family protein — protein sequence MNDSKVRLSGYHRLKKLRTALAIARGTVLLADLKREAEGTISHDQTKRVTYLTNLFSRIHRELFQDWKDQATIRHRPGTMTDADKRLKFRKTIGRLVLDEEANRDTAIFDNNGFVINADNIDKRLADFYLKMRIVRPFDYGNRITLDFFMTILGRLPAFKAVYEHGIDFRRIDQHDAIALHDTSSNIEALTRAFHHSLDPLRNQSLINQANGYGIWPENKTFVSGIPFLSYVTENGTQCLVSVNGGLVPLDSIQEELFTAGKHIADYPLCSPDNIVGYLPGTEALRTTEKTEIDGITVGKQGEAPLFCLDVNMLTGLRSPSHAELLELVKQCAGNQASIFNLADNEALKQQLLIAANGDERLQRSVEIAYVRLAKIVRILKHAEDDIFFGKKPVEEPRLFMSMGGAGSGKSVVEEIATNHCGDNFVIASLDEFRKQSDLYKVLTAANHHSDDYVYVEPFANRLRDEVARRAKLERINILYDGTGIPYSPRYSGIINEFKQAGFYTQITAVDAFIVKPGNREHELIRSTVIDSVKQRFEKTGRALPWVITVYKHIRSPESFLDALEDPALNKISLFANDSEPGMHYLIAESFNLPDREVKLLKTHQLSGSLAKSLISLSKTNDDSLLKNLAHNDKTTLRRMIDRNPEYNEQNVAYLIHNRLHDHRVLVIYNCRRMIDFIDKRQLNPNASGEQGLLHKPEALAFHVDPLSRTPWLITLQDST from the coding sequence ATGAATGACAGCAAAGTCCGGCTTTCCGGTTACCACCGACTGAAAAAATTACGCACTGCCTTAGCAATAGCCAGGGGCACTGTTCTGCTTGCCGATTTAAAACGTGAAGCGGAAGGGACTATCTCGCATGACCAAACCAAACGGGTCACTTATCTGACCAATCTGTTCTCAAGAATTCATCGAGAACTGTTTCAAGACTGGAAAGACCAAGCCACGATTCGGCACCGCCCCGGTACGATGACCGATGCCGATAAGCGCCTGAAATTTCGTAAAACCATCGGACGCCTGGTACTAGACGAAGAAGCCAATAGAGATACGGCTATTTTCGACAATAACGGCTTTGTCATCAATGCCGACAACATCGACAAAAGATTGGCCGATTTTTATTTAAAAATGCGTATCGTTAGACCCTTTGATTACGGTAATCGCATCACGCTCGATTTTTTCATGACCATCTTGGGAAGATTGCCGGCCTTCAAAGCCGTTTATGAACACGGCATCGATTTTCGCCGTATCGATCAACATGACGCCATCGCACTGCACGATACATCAAGTAATATTGAAGCGCTAACGCGCGCCTTCCATCATTCTCTCGACCCGCTACGCAACCAGTCATTAATCAACCAAGCCAACGGCTACGGAATTTGGCCCGAGAACAAAACCTTCGTCTCGGGAATCCCTTTCTTATCCTATGTCACCGAAAACGGCACCCAATGTCTGGTATCGGTCAACGGCGGATTGGTGCCGTTGGACAGCATACAAGAAGAACTCTTTACCGCCGGCAAACACATTGCCGATTATCCCTTATGCTCACCGGATAACATTGTCGGCTACCTGCCCGGCACCGAAGCCTTGCGTACAACGGAAAAAACCGAAATCGACGGCATAACCGTCGGCAAACAAGGAGAGGCGCCGCTATTTTGCCTTGACGTGAACATGTTGACCGGCTTGCGTTCGCCCAGTCATGCCGAATTGTTGGAATTGGTCAAGCAGTGCGCGGGCAATCAGGCAAGCATTTTTAATCTGGCCGATAACGAAGCGCTAAAACAACAATTATTGATTGCCGCGAACGGCGACGAACGTTTACAGCGAAGCGTTGAAATTGCCTATGTCAGACTCGCCAAAATCGTGCGCATTCTCAAACACGCCGAAGACGATATTTTCTTCGGAAAAAAGCCGGTCGAAGAACCGAGGCTATTTATGTCGATGGGCGGGGCAGGTTCCGGAAAAAGTGTCGTCGAGGAAATCGCGACAAATCATTGCGGGGACAATTTCGTAATTGCCTCGCTCGATGAATTCAGAAAACAAAGCGACCTCTATAAAGTGCTGACCGCCGCCAACCATCATAGCGACGATTATGTTTACGTGGAACCATTCGCCAATCGATTACGCGACGAGGTAGCCCGTCGCGCCAAACTCGAGCGGATCAACATACTCTACGACGGCACAGGCATCCCTTATTCGCCTCGTTATTCAGGCATTATCAATGAATTCAAACAAGCGGGTTTTTATACGCAAATCACCGCTGTCGATGCCTTTATAGTCAAACCCGGCAATCGCGAGCATGAACTGATCCGTTCCACCGTCATCGATAGCGTCAAACAACGCTTCGAAAAAACCGGCAGAGCCTTACCCTGGGTCATTACGGTTTATAAACACATTCGCTCCCCGGAGTCGTTTCTCGATGCTTTAGAAGACCCGGCTCTGAATAAAATTTCTCTATTTGCTAACGACAGCGAACCGGGCATGCACTACTTGATCGCCGAAAGCTTCAATTTACCCGACCGCGAAGTCAAACTACTCAAAACCCATCAACTATCGGGTTCGCTCGCGAAATCCCTGATCTCGCTGAGTAAAACCAACGACGATTCGCTACTAAAAAATCTAGCACACAACGACAAAACAACCCTTAGGCGAATGATCGACCGAAATCCCGAGTACAACGAGCAAAATGTCGCTTACTTAATTCACAACAGACTTCACGATCACCGAGTATTGGTCATTTACAACTGTCGGCGAATGATCGATTTTATCGATAAACGGCAACTCAATCCGAATGCGTCAGGCGAACAAGGTCTATTACACAAACCGGAAGCATTGGCCTTCCATGTCGACCCTCTCTCCCGCACCCCCTGGTTAATCACGCTTCAGGATTCGACTTGA
- a CDS encoding response regulator encodes MRDISTQTYYVFIVDDDYAVRDGLGEVMEAAGFHYQTFESAEHFLQAYCPGKNGCLVLDLNMPDMTGDELQTELIRRDIHLPIIFLTGYGDIPTTVRVIKAGAVDFLTKPVSSKLLIERIRGVLEQEARNYEDSLLADQALCRRLNGLTSRESEVMSLVVDGHSNKKIARQLGISHRTVEVHRARVMEKTGATSLLELARLCESCRLTPENALPSEPE; translated from the coding sequence ATGCGCGATATAAGCACTCAAACCTACTACGTCTTCATCGTCGATGACGATTATGCGGTGCGTGACGGCCTCGGTGAAGTCATGGAAGCCGCGGGCTTTCACTATCAAACTTTCGAGAGCGCCGAGCATTTTCTGCAAGCTTATTGTCCGGGCAAGAACGGATGCTTGGTTCTCGATCTCAATATGCCGGATATGACCGGCGATGAGTTGCAAACCGAATTGATCCGTCGGGATATTCATTTGCCTATCATTTTCCTGACCGGTTATGGAGATATCCCCACGACCGTTCGCGTCATCAAAGCCGGAGCGGTTGATTTTCTGACGAAGCCCGTTTCCAGTAAGTTATTGATCGAACGGATTCGAGGAGTCCTAGAGCAAGAAGCCCGGAATTACGAAGACTCGCTACTGGCCGACCAAGCGCTCTGTAGGCGTTTAAACGGTCTCACGTCTCGCGAGTCGGAAGTGATGTCGCTAGTGGTGGATGGGCATTCCAATAAGAAAATCGCAAGGCAGCTCGGCATCAGCCACCGTACCGTCGAAGTACATCGTGCGCGAGTCATGGAAAAAACGGGAGCAACCAGCCTTCTGGAATTAGCCCGTTTGTGTGAATCTTGTCGGCTTACTCCAGAGAATGCCTTGCCTTCTGAACCGGAATAA
- a CDS encoding PAS domain S-box protein, which produces MALLDSRQRYADIVESAIDAIITIDAGQRVLLFNSAAEKMFGCSAHDAIGGTIERFIPERFRAAHGKYIRGFDKAGIARRIKNELVSIRGIRADGEEFPIEASISKCEINGEKTFTVIMRDVTERMSAELAMKERIRLQDQLTKVAATVTGVICSFRLRPNGSASMPYASPLFESLYGISPDVVAEDFSPVFARTHPDDLDHIHQTIAESARTLQAWRDAFRYNHPIKGEIWIEGHSMPQREIDGSMLWHGYIQDITDRKLAELTLHDREKELRLIMDATPALISYLDTEYRYMRVNATYEKWFGLTEDAILGRKASDIIGKEAWRIVQPYFERALAGEAVNFDQQIPYGHGEPRWVQATYIPNADTAGKIKGVVVHVVDVTDRKLTEKKIALLNRSLERRIEEMQVIFNTVPIGLCIVDDSEGYDIRGNPSLEVMLGLPMGTDPSKRSDALAEICAMQDGLELLIEDLPMRRAVRGEVVKNQVIDIIQPNSQQLTIIGNASPLFNEQGEPRGAVGAFLDITALKQAEQELHNTEARLALVVEQVNAGYWDWDLTTRQLFLSLELKRQIGFDDSELLNRREDWESRLHPDDRAYVMVTIKNCVDDHKPNFEIEFRLRHKDGSYRWIHSRGVLLSDQNNQAYRILGINLDITDYMKQKELNERRDKMEQSSRLYIAVQTAAAFAHELNQPLSAISSYADVALHLCQTDKPNPQKLCQVMEKCSQQAQRAGEVIRQLVSLLQKGETVSEPVDINASIHEVIDLMKTDGLSDEFKIELDLAVELPPVRANALQIQKVLLNLLRNGLESMLEQREGADKIIVTTHRDETDPAMIRVTVRDSGKGIEDSAELRAIFQPFHSTKPGGLGMGLAISRTLVRAHGGKMWAEQNAGNGLSIHFTLPCAI; this is translated from the coding sequence TTGGCGCTGCTGGACAGTCGGCAGCGCTATGCCGATATAGTCGAGTCGGCTATCGACGCAATCATTACAATCGACGCCGGTCAACGCGTTTTACTATTCAACTCCGCAGCGGAAAAAATGTTCGGCTGTTCGGCGCATGACGCCATCGGCGGGACTATCGAGCGTTTTATTCCCGAGCGGTTCCGAGCCGCACATGGTAAATATATACGTGGATTCGATAAGGCAGGAATTGCTCGTCGAATAAAAAATGAACTCGTCTCTATTAGGGGTATACGAGCCGATGGCGAGGAGTTCCCGATCGAGGCTTCCATTTCCAAGTGCGAGATAAACGGCGAGAAAACCTTTACCGTGATCATGCGCGACGTGACCGAGCGCATGAGTGCGGAATTGGCCATGAAGGAGCGGATAAGGTTACAGGATCAATTAACCAAGGTTGCCGCAACGGTGACTGGAGTCATTTGTTCATTCCGATTACGTCCTAATGGCTCGGCAAGCATGCCTTATGCCAGTCCATTGTTCGAATCGTTATATGGGATCAGCCCCGATGTTGTAGCCGAGGATTTTAGCCCTGTTTTCGCTCGCACCCACCCCGACGATCTCGATCATATTCATCAAACCATTGCCGAGTCCGCGCGCACCTTGCAAGCTTGGCGAGATGCGTTCCGCTACAATCATCCGATCAAAGGCGAGATTTGGATTGAAGGTCATTCGATGCCGCAACGCGAAATAGACGGTAGTATGCTCTGGCATGGTTATATCCAAGACATTACCGACCGCAAATTGGCCGAATTGACATTGCACGACCGAGAGAAAGAATTACGTTTGATCATGGACGCGACGCCCGCGCTGATCTCTTATTTGGATACCGAATATAGGTATATGCGGGTTAATGCGACCTATGAAAAATGGTTCGGTCTCACCGAGGATGCTATCCTTGGCCGAAAGGCGTCGGATATTATCGGTAAAGAAGCTTGGCGCATCGTTCAACCTTATTTCGAACGCGCCCTTGCAGGGGAGGCGGTAAATTTCGATCAACAAATACCCTATGGGCATGGAGAGCCTCGTTGGGTCCAGGCCACTTATATTCCTAATGCGGATACAGCCGGAAAAATCAAAGGTGTCGTCGTGCATGTCGTCGATGTAACGGATAGAAAGCTGACCGAGAAAAAAATTGCTCTACTAAACCGGAGCCTGGAGCGCCGAATAGAAGAGATGCAAGTTATTTTCAATACCGTGCCGATCGGACTGTGCATTGTCGATGACTCTGAAGGTTACGATATTCGCGGTAATCCGTCGCTTGAAGTGATGCTCGGCTTACCGATGGGTACCGATCCCTCTAAGCGAAGTGATGCTTTGGCCGAAATTTGCGCCATGCAAGATGGGCTCGAGCTGCTAATCGAGGATTTGCCGATGCGGCGCGCCGTTCGCGGTGAAGTAGTCAAAAATCAAGTCATCGATATTATTCAGCCCAACAGTCAACAGCTAACGATAATAGGTAATGCTTCGCCCTTATTTAACGAACAAGGCGAACCTCGCGGCGCCGTGGGGGCTTTTCTAGACATTACGGCGCTCAAACAGGCCGAACAAGAATTGCACAACACCGAAGCTCGACTCGCTCTGGTCGTCGAACAGGTCAATGCCGGATATTGGGATTGGGATTTGACTACCCGTCAGCTATTTTTATCGCTCGAATTAAAGCGGCAAATAGGCTTTGATGACAGCGAATTACTCAACCGCCGAGAGGATTGGGAAAGCCGCTTGCATCCGGATGATCGCGCATATGTCATGGTGACGATAAAAAATTGTGTTGACGATCACAAGCCGAATTTTGAAATAGAGTTTCGCCTGCGTCACAAAGACGGGTCTTATCGTTGGATTCATTCGCGCGGTGTTTTGTTGAGCGACCAAAATAATCAGGCGTACCGTATCTTGGGCATCAATTTGGACATTACCGACTACATGAAGCAGAAGGAGCTGAACGAGCGGCGCGACAAAATGGAACAGTCTTCTCGATTATATATTGCGGTCCAGACGGCCGCCGCTTTTGCCCACGAATTGAATCAACCTCTATCAGCCATTTCCTCCTATGCCGATGTGGCGTTGCATCTATGCCAAACGGATAAACCTAATCCGCAAAAGCTCTGTCAGGTCATGGAAAAATGTTCGCAGCAAGCGCAGCGCGCCGGCGAAGTGATACGGCAATTAGTGAGCCTGTTGCAAAAAGGGGAAACCGTTAGCGAACCGGTGGATATCAATGCCTCGATCCATGAGGTGATCGATTTAATGAAAACCGACGGACTCTCTGACGAATTTAAAATTGAGCTGGATCTTGCCGTTGAACTGCCTCCGGTTAGGGCCAATGCGCTACAAATACAAAAGGTGTTGCTCAATCTATTACGCAATGGCCTGGAGTCTATGCTGGAACAGAGAGAAGGTGCCGATAAGATCATCGTGACGACGCATCGAGATGAGACCGATCCAGCCATGATTCGGGTGACAGTGCGCGATAGCGGCAAAGGTATCGAAGATTCGGCGGAGCTTAGAGCTATCTTTCAGCCTTTTCATAGCACGAAACCCGGCGGTTTAGGCATGGGGCTTGCGATAAGTCGAACTTTGGTTAGGGCTCACGGCGGAAAAATGTGGGCCGAGCAAAATGCGGGCAACGGCCTTAGCATTCACTTTACCTTGCCATGCGCGATATAA
- a CDS encoding IS110 family transposase, translated as MNTSVIGLDIAKNIFHLYTLNADNKVIKKKLKRAQVLTFFANYPVSTIGIEACGSSHYWARELTKLGHEVMLLNAKFVKSFLVGNKNDFNDAQAIFDAVGRPNKRVVAIKTEVQQDMQLLHNLRQDLVKRRTAVVNQIRGALLERGIAIHKGVDQVRKQLPDILEDAENGLTALCRELIAEQAERLRELDKVIKEQDKRLGRLSQADALSRRMLDVPGVGPITATIVASDIGDGKGYTSSRDYAASLGLVPGQHSSGDKPRYLGISKRGNRYIRTNLIHGARAVVKNCAGKTDQLSRWLQSLVERRGFNKAAVALANKNARILWAMTTKNEAYQGAPA; from the coding sequence ATGAATACTAGCGTAATTGGTTTAGATATCGCAAAGAACATTTTTCATCTGTATACGTTGAATGCGGATAATAAAGTCATCAAGAAAAAACTCAAACGGGCGCAAGTCTTGACCTTCTTCGCCAATTATCCGGTCAGCACGATTGGTATCGAGGCGTGCGGCAGTAGCCATTATTGGGCTAGAGAATTAACTAAACTGGGCCATGAAGTGATGTTATTGAACGCGAAGTTTGTCAAGAGCTTCTTGGTCGGCAACAAGAATGATTTTAACGATGCCCAAGCGATTTTTGATGCGGTCGGCCGGCCCAATAAGCGGGTGGTGGCGATCAAAACCGAGGTACAGCAAGATATGCAACTGCTTCATAATCTACGCCAGGATCTGGTCAAACGACGAACTGCTGTAGTGAATCAGATTCGTGGAGCCTTGCTGGAGCGCGGCATTGCCATTCACAAAGGGGTCGATCAAGTCAGAAAACAATTGCCTGATATTTTAGAAGATGCCGAGAACGGACTGACGGCGCTGTGTCGAGAGCTGATTGCGGAGCAAGCTGAGCGGTTGAGAGAATTGGATAAGGTGATTAAGGAGCAAGACAAACGGCTGGGCAGGCTCAGTCAAGCCGATGCATTAAGCCGGCGCATGCTGGATGTTCCCGGGGTGGGTCCGATCACCGCCACGATTGTGGCATCTGATATCGGGGACGGCAAAGGCTATACCAGTAGCCGAGATTATGCGGCGAGTCTGGGCCTGGTTCCCGGGCAGCATAGCAGCGGCGATAAACCCCGCTATCTGGGGATCAGTAAGCGGGGTAATCGTTATATCCGAACCAACTTAATTCATGGTGCCCGCGCGGTGGTCAAAAACTGTGCTGGCAAAACGGATCAACTCAGCCGGTGGCTGCAGTCGCTGGTCGAGCGACGCGGCTTTAACAAGGCCGCGGTTGCCCTGGCCAACAAAAACGCCCGCATCTTGTGGGCAATGACCACGAAAAATGAAGCTTATCAAGGGGCGCCTGCCTAA
- a CDS encoding PAS domain-containing protein — protein MTYERCKIQTIFFNLGDQPAVLRFGLAVLVVIATTFATIYLPEIGERAAFLLFAFGINLVSFWLGKNPGFLAMALSLIAVNALILFPAKTEFDDLLILNAAFCFVSLVMVATTSFYRGLTHALWESRQDLDRAQTVGQIGSWRLDIKRDELIWSDENHRIFGIPIGTPKTYQTFLAIVHPEDRDYVDRMWREGLRGEPYDIEHRLLVDGAVKWVREKAWLEYDKKGNLLGGFGTTQDITHIWTPRLLQAKFSKNDVKTEIKIAAIYSVSQQRLYCLRTPDESIRALIPQPS, from the coding sequence ATGACCTACGAGCGATGTAAAATCCAAACAATTTTCTTTAATTTAGGCGATCAACCTGCCGTGTTGCGATTTGGATTGGCAGTACTGGTCGTTATCGCCACGACATTCGCGACCATTTATTTGCCAGAGATAGGTGAGCGGGCGGCATTTTTGTTATTTGCTTTCGGGATTAATCTGGTCTCTTTCTGGTTAGGGAAGAACCCCGGTTTTCTTGCGATGGCTTTATCATTGATCGCTGTCAATGCACTGATATTGTTTCCGGCTAAGACCGAATTTGACGATCTATTGATATTAAATGCAGCCTTTTGCTTCGTTTCATTGGTCATGGTCGCGACAACCAGCTTTTATAGGGGGCTTACCCATGCGCTATGGGAAAGTCGACAAGATTTGGATCGTGCGCAAACGGTCGGGCAAATCGGTAGCTGGCGGCTGGATATCAAACGTGACGAATTAATTTGGTCCGACGAGAATCACCGTATTTTCGGTATTCCGATAGGCACGCCGAAGACTTATCAGACTTTTCTAGCCATCGTGCATCCGGAAGACCGAGACTATGTCGACCGAATGTGGCGAGAAGGGCTACGCGGCGAACCGTATGATATCGAACACCGTTTGTTGGTAGATGGCGCAGTGAAGTGGGTTCGAGAAAAGGCTTGGCTGGAATACGATAAAAAGGGTAATTTGCTGGGCGGGTTCGGGACCACGCAGGATATTACCCATATATGGACTCCTCGTTTATTGCAAGCCAAGTTTTCAAAAAATGATGTCAAAACAGAGATCAAGATTGCTGCCATATATTCGGTCTCTCAACAGAGGCTTTATTGCCTCAGGACTCCTGATGAATCTATCCGCGCGCTTATTCCTCAACCATCGTAA
- a CDS encoding flavin reductase family protein, with protein sequence MSEKIADLCRLISHGVYVIGVRDGEKTNAFTAAWVMQVSFSPVMLALSINPEHYSYRLLEAGKCCSVNVLGRDQMIMTEHFGRSAPDKMAGYVWQQEKTGAPVLSESLAYFDCELSHFTDAGDHRIAVLRVVDAAMLRSGPSMLYSQTGDMDGSSELYDK encoded by the coding sequence ATGAGCGAAAAAATAGCGGATTTATGCCGGCTAATCAGTCACGGCGTTTATGTGATCGGCGTGCGGGACGGCGAAAAAACCAATGCCTTTACCGCCGCCTGGGTCATGCAGGTGTCGTTCTCCCCGGTCATGCTGGCGTTGAGCATCAATCCTGAGCATTATTCTTATCGACTCCTTGAGGCCGGCAAATGCTGTTCGGTCAATGTTCTAGGCAGGGATCAAATGATTATGACCGAGCATTTCGGTCGCTCCGCGCCCGATAAAATGGCGGGATACGTTTGGCAGCAGGAGAAAACCGGCGCGCCGGTATTATCAGAAAGTCTCGCCTATTTCGATTGCGAGCTCAGTCATTTCACAGATGCCGGCGATCATCGCATCGCTGTGCTGAGGGTCGTCGACGCGGCGATGCTTAGAAGCGGTCCTTCAATGCTCTATAGTCAGACCGGCGATATGGATGGCAGCAGCGAGCTATACGACAAATAA
- the nadC gene encoding carboxylating nicotinate-nucleotide diphosphorylase, protein MNQSSIIEQIQLFLEEDIGTGDITAQIIPENKNARAEVITREDMVLCGHACFDAVFRFLDENVHVEWLVTEGDKVSKDSVLCRLQGNARALLTGERSALNILQTMSATATQARGYADAVAGTECRILDTRKTLPGLRKLQKYAVVCGGCVNHRIGLFDGILIKENHIIAAGSIAAAVQMAREISELPVEIEVENLREFEQALAAAPDRIMLDNFSLQDLKTAVKLNGGRVGLEASGNIDLKSVKKIAETGVDFISIGALTKNIKAIDLSMRINLVN, encoded by the coding sequence ATGAACCAATCGTCCATTATTGAGCAAATCCAACTTTTTCTCGAAGAAGATATCGGTACCGGCGATATTACCGCGCAAATCATTCCCGAAAATAAAAACGCTCGAGCTGAAGTCATCACGCGTGAAGACATGGTCTTGTGCGGACACGCTTGTTTCGATGCCGTGTTCCGGTTCCTGGACGAAAATGTCCATGTCGAATGGCTAGTCACCGAGGGTGATAAGGTCTCTAAGGATTCTGTGCTATGTCGTTTGCAGGGTAATGCTCGTGCCTTGTTGACAGGCGAACGAAGTGCGTTAAATATTCTACAAACAATGTCAGCAACCGCGACGCAAGCTAGAGGATATGCCGATGCGGTAGCCGGGACGGAGTGCCGTATCCTCGATACGCGTAAAACTCTACCCGGGTTGAGAAAACTTCAAAAATACGCAGTGGTTTGCGGTGGTTGCGTTAATCATCGGATCGGCCTATTCGACGGCATCTTGATCAAGGAAAATCATATCATTGCGGCGGGCTCGATTGCCGCAGCAGTGCAAATGGCACGCGAAATATCCGAACTGCCGGTCGAAATCGAAGTGGAGAACCTTCGGGAGTTTGAACAGGCGCTTGCTGCCGCGCCGGACCGTATCATGCTCGATAATTTCAGCCTTCAAGATTTGAAGACTGCGGTTAAGCTTAACGGCGGCCGAGTCGGATTGGAAGCTTCGGGTAATATCGATCTGAAAAGCGTTAAAAAAATTGCCGAAACCGGTGTCGATTTTATTTCGATCGGCGCATTGACCAAAAATATCAAAGCGATCGATTTGTCGATGCGTATCAACCTGGTGAATTGA
- the ampD gene encoding 1,6-anhydro-N-acetylmuramyl-L-alanine amidase AmpD: MKLTNHCLDDCKQRPSPNHDERPDPDDISLVVIHCISLPPGEFGTPHIDRLFSNTLCPGDHPYFQDIHQIRVSAHVLIRRTGEVIQYVPFDKRAWHAGLSSFRGRERCNDFSIGIELEGTVTSPYTDKQYEQLAATLKCLFAHYPKLSKQTLTGHSDIAPDRKTDPGPSFDWDRLFDLLT, encoded by the coding sequence ATGAAACTCACCAATCACTGTCTCGATGATTGTAAGCAAAGGCCTTCACCGAATCATGACGAACGCCCCGACCCCGACGATATTTCGCTGGTTGTGATACATTGCATCAGCTTACCGCCCGGCGAATTCGGCACGCCGCATATCGACCGCTTGTTTAGCAATACATTATGTCCCGGCGATCATCCTTATTTTCAAGACATTCATCAAATAAGAGTCTCGGCGCATGTGCTAATCCGAAGGACCGGTGAAGTCATACAATACGTCCCGTTCGATAAACGCGCCTGGCATGCGGGCCTTTCAAGCTTTCGAGGCCGCGAACGCTGCAATGATTTTTCAATCGGCATCGAGCTCGAAGGGACCGTAACGTCTCCCTATACCGACAAGCAATATGAGCAACTCGCGGCAACGCTCAAATGCTTATTTGCACATTATCCGAAATTATCCAAACAAACGCTAACCGGACATAGCGATATTGCACCAGACCGCAAGACCGACCCGGGCCCGTCGTTCGATTGGGATAGACTGTTCGATTTGTTAACGTAG
- the lspA gene encoding signal peptidase II codes for MLKWLWLSFVVLILDQITKLAVAANMQLYQSIQVLPFFNLTYVHNTGAAFSFLSEAGGWQRWFFAALAFVISIVITMWLARLKRHETLLAVSLALVLGGAVGNLIDRLAYGYVIDFLDVYYQDWHWPAFNIADSAITIGVALMIAESFGLGKKGEAS; via the coding sequence ATGTTGAAATGGCTTTGGTTATCGTTTGTCGTGCTGATTCTGGATCAAATTACCAAGCTGGCGGTAGCGGCAAACATGCAGCTTTATCAATCGATTCAAGTGCTGCCGTTTTTCAATCTGACCTATGTGCATAACACCGGCGCGGCATTCAGCTTCTTGAGCGAAGCCGGCGGTTGGCAGCGCTGGTTTTTTGCCGCGTTGGCTTTCGTGATTAGCATTGTGATCACGATGTGGTTGGCAAGGCTCAAGCGGCATGAAACCCTGTTGGCGGTTTCGTTGGCCTTGGTACTCGGCGGGGCGGTCGGCAATCTGATCGACCGACTCGCCTACGGCTATGTGATCGATTTTCTCGATGTCTATTATCAAGACTGGCATTGGCCGGCGTTCAACATCGCCGACTCGGCGATCACGATCGGTGTCGCGTTGATGATTGCCGAGTCTTTCGGTTTGGGCAAAAAAGGCGAAGCCTCTTGA